From Plasmodium brasilianum strain Bolivian I chromosome 5, whole genome shotgun sequence, the proteins below share one genomic window:
- a CDS encoding tryptophan-rich antigen: MEQSNNLSSCLVEKATFQKFNINTLFSAKNAIKWKEHEVKVQEIKEQEKEEGEEEEDIYYDVSEGEEDNKEELTKEKEQKLEGNRENVKIQIEEENRKEVEQELPEDEEELEKWKSNEWINFMNGIENEWQLLNVQIEDEKLKWLEEKDKELEQWMKMMEDNWMNADTLNDLYKCICFKQKLKDKNEMKESLRKEIKDTIYAQWKHWLREKETYMNSLVVKQWIHWKNSKILQWLMSDWKRQEDEYWINWEKTHYMKWIHFWKKQKWEIWKERVTREKREWSNWVQMKEDLNIYNKWKRWCVWIRKKRNVVNEWIDILIDKCFSQNNLDTWLEQNQIEYEQIEKLDKDKVCEERNLEKKFKKKKKILSFIRRDYHRERQPINEEEGEEEKLNNLEN; the protein is encoded by the exons atggaACAGTCTAATAATTTATCAAGTTGTTTGGTAGAAAAG GCtacatttcaaaaatttaacaTAAATACACTATTCTCAGCTAAAAATGCAATAAAGTGGAAAGAACATGAAGTAAAAGTACAAGAAATAAAGGAACAAGAAAAAGAGGAGGGGGAGGAGGAAGaggatatatattatgatgtAAGCGAAGGTGAAGAGGACAACAAAGAAGAACtaacaaaagaaaaggaacaaaaattAGAAGGAAATAGAGAGAATGTAAAAATCCAAATAGAAGAAGAAAACAGAAAAGAAGTAGAACAAGAGTTACCagaagatgaagaagaattagaaaaatggaaaagtaATGAATGGATTAACTTTATGAATGGAATTGAAAATGAATGGCAGCTTTTAAATGTGCAGATAGAAGATGAAAAACTTAAATGGCTTGAAGAGAAAGACAAAGAATTGGAACAATGGATGAAAATGATGGAAGATAATTGGATGAATGCTGATACTTTAAATGatctatataaatgtatatgttttaaacaaaaattaaaagacaAAAATGAGATGAAAGAATCtttaagaaaagaaataaaagatacCATTTATGCCCAATGGAAACACTGGTTACGTGAAAAAGAAACGTATATGAACTCATTGGTAGTAAAACAATGGATTCATTggaaaaatagcaaaatacTTCAGTGGTTAATGTCTGACTGGAAACGTCAAGAAGATGAATATTGGATTAATTGGGAAAAGACACATTATATGAAGTGGATTCATTTTTGGAAGAAGCAAAAATGGGAAATATGGAAAGAAAGAGTTACTAGGGAGAAACGAGAATGGAGTAATTGGGTACAAATGAAAGAAGAtctaaacatatataataaatggaaAAGATGGTGTGTGtggataagaaaaaaaagaaatgtagTAAATGAATGGATAGATATACTGATAGATAAATGCTTTAGTCAGAATAACTTGGATACATGGCTTGAACAGAATCAAATtgaatatgaacaaatagaaaaattggACAAGGATAAAGTATGTGAAGAAagaaatttagaaaaaaaatttaaaaaaaagaaaaagattttatcttttatccGACGAGATTACCACAGGGAACGACAGCCCATAAATGAAGAGGAAggagaagaagaaaaactTAATAATTTGGAAAACTGA
- a CDS encoding hypothetical protein (conserved Plasmodium protein) codes for MKYKVSVLYVITVFLLIAFSDVIKGDNSNNDNKKKDMWKSRFSLGKGTQKTDGDANEKNDKNHDKEKKEKEFLMNNLKGADMNDPRSVMLLKEIYDKDNQLSIISRKKKKYKTATFTLGTLLTIIAIRTLTEFAVKSIAKFFQKEGGALGGLILDKWNLNNLKKEAAFIETLV; via the exons ATGAAGTATAAAGTATCggtattatatgttataacaGTTTTTCTCCTAATTGCTTTTAGCGATGTGATAAAGGGagataacagtaataatgataataaaaaaaaggacatgTGGAAATCAAGATTTTCTTTAGGAAAAGGAACACAAAAAACGGATGGAGATGcaaatgagaaaaatgacaaaaaccatgataaggaaaagaaggaaaaag aattccTAATGAATAACCTTAAAGGTGCTGATATGAACGATCCGCGAAGTGTAATGCTTTTAAAGGAAATTTACGATAAGGATAACCAATTAAGTATAATaagtagaaaaaagaaaaaatataaaacagcTACTTTTACCTTGGGTACACTACTAACTATAATCGCAATACGAACCTTAACAGAATTTGCAGTGAAGAGTATTGCTAAATTTTTCCAGAAGGAAGGAGGTGCATTAGGTGGATTAATTTTGGATAAATGGAatcttaataatttaaaaaaagaagctgCATTTATTGAAACATTAGTATAA
- a CDS encoding hypothetical protein (Plasmodium exported protein) yields the protein MILRSYITITFSTVIVLCLCIKQYNTTEILPQLEGNRKEKEEVKGKQKWEQTWKEKMQKNKEIKREKRKVKWWDEKKEEEKEEKMEYSKPLNSSNFEKKIEDEWNELENEEIEAWTNIINTCWKTLTHKLKHDAYRNSKIGRWNNMFKAFSKMREIKNKLDKRRLQKFREHIQNISSRGADDESWNNLNEMWEIIKYLKVQNDMNWESNLMKSWKQWFQREIPEIKNKIL from the exons ATGATTCTAAGATCTTATATCACAATAACTTTTTCTACTGTAATTGTTCTGtg CTTGTGTATTAAGCAATATAATACAACCGAAATCTTACCACAACTT gaagggaatagaaaagaaaaagaggaagTAAAAGGTAAACAAAAATGGGAACAAAcatggaaagaaaaaatgcaaaaaaataaggaaataaaaagggAGAAACGAAAGGTAAAATGGTGGgatgagaaaaaagaagaagagaaggaagaaaaaatggaatattcTAAACCCCTGAATTCTTCAAATTTcgagaaaaaaattgaagatgAATGGAATGAGttagaaaatgaagaaattgaAGCATGgacaaatataataaacacGTGTTGGAAAACTTTAACACACAAATTAAAACATGATGCCTACAGAAATAGTAAAATTGGGAGATGGAATAATATGTTCAAAGCATTTTCTAAAATGcgtgaaattaaaaataaattagacaAAAGGCGTTTACAAAAATTCAGAGaacatatacaaaatataagctCTCGTGGAGCAGATGATGAATCTtggaataatttaaatgagaTGTGGGAAATCATAAAATATCTCAAGGTACAAAATGATATGAATTGGGAAAGTAATTTAATGAAATCGTGGAAACAGTGGTTTCAGAGAGAAATTcctgaaataaaaaataaaatattgtag
- a CDS encoding hypothetical protein (Plasmodium exported protein (PHIST)): MKFFNRTAFFLTRTQLCGNKFNINNWGTPTSDEQKKSSKERDVIHFYTGKENKNLELKLSNTYARNLSESFFKHRNGVRSLFKQGMRFGNEDSTLLFSDCTSPSSSENIVSCCKYEVVETILGDSKDSSDTTDKPYEVKVAEEDEYEDDSEDESGDQYEEEMIEVTDDYYDDDEGQSDDDSEEDYVTIISHNEDSESDGNVDRTENEDINKFENGSVIFNIEKDVNSSNLVTEEELNRKLKKINGNVDVNQMSTIWNDVSTIENKKYHDMTNSLWNWCELLALEYKIPEELILKEWKKVVDFTSDELLKKNFIDNNDFNELIKEGKIDYLDFVYFIKHKRKSWKKFIQKTEDVWRNTLDNNFKRIFSE; the protein is encoded by the exons atgaaattttttaaccgaacagcattttttttaacaagaACGCAATTATGtggaaataaatttaatattaataattggGGCACACCCACATCTGATGAACAGAAGAAATCAAGCAAAGAAAGAGAc gttatacatttttacacggggaaagaaaataaaaacttagAACTTAAATTAAGTAATACGTATGCAAGAAATTTGTCTGAAAGTTTTTTTAAGCATAGGAATGGGGTTCGTTCCCTATTTAAACAAGGAATGAGGTTTGGTAATGAAGATTCAACACTTCTTTTTTCAGATTGTACGTCACCCAGCAGTTCAGAAAATATAGTATCTTGTTGTAAATATGAGGTAGTAGAAACAATTTTAGGTGATTCAAAGGATTCATCTGATACTACTGATAAACCTTATGAAGTTAAAGTTGCAGAAGAAGACGAATATGAAGATGATTCTGAAGATGAATCTGGAGATCAATATGAAGAAGAGATGATTGAAGTAACTGATGATTATTATGACGATGACGAAGGTCAGTCTGATGATGATTCTGAAGAAGACTACGTTACAATAATTTCACATAATGAAGATAGTGAAAGTGATGGGAATGTAGATAGAACAGAAAATGaagatattaataaatttgaaaatggTAGcgttatttttaacattgaGAAGGATGTGAATTCAAGTAATTTAGTGACGgaagaagaattaaataGGAAGCTTAAGAAAATTAATGGTAATGTAGATGTTAACCAAATGAGCACAATATGGAATGATGTCAGTACTAttgagaataaaaaatatcatgATATGACAAATAGTTTATGGAATTGGTGTGAATTGTTAGCattagaatataaaattccAGAAGaacttattttaaaagagtGGAAGAAAGTTGTTGATTTTACATCAGATGAATTActgaaaaagaattttattgataataatgactttaatgaattaattaaagaaggaaaaattgATTACTTGGactttgtttattttataaaacataaaaggaaatcttggaaaaaatttatacaaaagACAGAAGATGTTTGGAGAAATACATTAGATAATAACTTCAAACGTATTTTTAGTGAATGa